In the genome of Hymenobacter taeanensis, one region contains:
- a CDS encoding AAA family ATPase has protein sequence MSLAFVSDAPMPEVPDYQLKIKQVFAEVGKVVVGQQYMVGRLLIGLFTGGHILLEGVPGLAKTLTISTLSKVLHLHFQRVQFTPDLLPSDLVGTMIYNQNQSEFEVKKGPIFANLVLADEVNRSPAKVQSALLEAMQEKQVTIGETTYLLDLPFLVLATQNPVEQEGTYPLPEAQVDRFMMKVFVDYLKKTDELEVMRRMANMSFESDVNPILTKEDIFGIRQQINQVQISETLEKYIIELVFATRKPAEYDLVEFQQYVQFGVSPRASIALHRAAKAVAYLDERDYVLPEDIKEVATDVLNHRILLTYEAEADGIRTQDLIEAILRKVPIS, from the coding sequence ATGTCCCTCGCTTTTGTTTCTGACGCCCCAATGCCGGAGGTACCTGATTATCAGTTAAAGATTAAACAAGTATTTGCTGAGGTCGGCAAAGTGGTTGTAGGCCAGCAGTACATGGTTGGGCGCCTGCTGATTGGCTTGTTTACCGGGGGGCATATCCTCCTGGAAGGAGTGCCGGGCCTGGCCAAAACGCTCACCATTAGTACCCTCTCGAAGGTGCTGCACCTGCACTTTCAGCGGGTGCAGTTCACGCCTGACCTGTTGCCTTCCGACTTGGTGGGCACCATGATTTACAACCAGAACCAATCAGAATTTGAAGTTAAAAAGGGGCCGATATTCGCCAATCTGGTGCTGGCTGATGAGGTAAACCGCTCCCCGGCCAAGGTGCAAAGTGCCTTGCTCGAAGCCATGCAGGAGAAGCAGGTAACCATCGGCGAGACTACCTACCTGCTTGATTTGCCCTTTCTGGTACTGGCTACGCAAAACCCCGTGGAGCAAGAGGGCACTTACCCGCTCCCTGAGGCCCAGGTCGACCGTTTTATGATGAAGGTATTTGTGGATTACCTCAAGAAAACGGACGAGCTGGAAGTAATGCGCCGAATGGCTAACATGAGCTTTGAAAGCGATGTTAACCCTATCCTGACCAAAGAGGATATATTCGGTATTCGCCAGCAGATCAATCAGGTGCAGATCTCAGAAACTCTTGAGAAATACATTATCGAGCTGGTGTTTGCCACCCGCAAGCCAGCGGAGTATGACCTGGTGGAGTTTCAGCAGTACGTGCAGTTTGGAGTGAGCCCGCGCGCTAGTATTGCTCTGCACCGAGCCGCTAAAGCCGTAGCTTACTTAGATGAGCGCGACTACGTGCTGCCTGAGGATATTAAGGAAGTAGCCACTGATGTGCTCAACCACCGCATTCTGCTTACTTATGAAGCCGAAGCCGATGGCATCCGGACGCAGGACTTGATAGAAGCCATTCTGCGCAAAGTGCCCATTAGCTAA
- the mutS gene encoding DNA mismatch repair protein MutS, with translation MKQYYQLKQEHPGAVLLFRVGDFYETFGEDAVTASRILDITLTKRGAGTSSETPLAGFPHHALDNYLPKLVRAGQRVAICDQLEDPKMAKGLVKRGITELVTPGVSLHDNVLERKSNNYLCAVHFGKQEAGISFLDISTGEFLVAQGTIDYLGKLLQNFGPAEVLFCKRSRREFEENFGPDFCHFALDEWVFGYDYCHDTLTRHFNTTSLKGFGIDGLREGITAAGCILHYLAETKHTDVGHIGSIGRLEEDKYVWLDRFTVRNLELVLPQHPGGVPLIDILDQTVTPMGARLLRKWVVLPLKEPAQIQRRLDTVEALLQNPELLENLLQHLRQINDLERLISKVAVRRINPRELLQLSRALEAIAPMREQLAASGIRALQKLADQLNPCTGLREEIQAKIKVDAPILTNQGGVLNDGVDAELDQLRAMAFSGKDYLFQMQQRAIQETGIGSLKVAYNKVFGYYLEVTNAHKDKVPSTWIRKQTLVNAERYITEELKTYEEKILHAEDQLFVIEQRIYTDLVLSAAEYVSQIQQNARAIGVTDCLASFAATARQYRYVKPRVDDSTVLDIKAGRHPVIERQLPPGEAYIPNDIRLDQEDQQIVVITGPNMAGKSALLRQTALIVLLAQIGSFVPADAATIGVIDKIFTRVGASDNLSKGESTFMVEMTETASILNNLSDRSLVLMDEIGRGTSTYDGISIAWAIVEHLHNSPKARAKTLFATHYHELNQLADDCSRVRNYNVAVKEADGRILFLRKLQEGGSEHSFGIHVARMAGMPTSVVLRANEIMHHLEQERTSAGVEDGPTEFDEVLAGLDEKPGAGKVVALNGSVNAEAVQTRSTPKAQPTAAVHTAPRPSLQLSMFEPGDPALERVRELLEKLDVNTLTPIEALLKLNELKLAAGGK, from the coding sequence ATGAAGCAGTATTACCAGCTGAAACAAGAGCACCCCGGCGCCGTGCTGCTGTTTCGGGTGGGCGACTTCTACGAAACCTTCGGGGAAGATGCCGTTACGGCTTCCCGTATTCTGGATATTACCCTAACCAAGCGCGGGGCCGGCACCTCTTCCGAAACTCCGCTGGCCGGCTTCCCTCACCACGCCCTCGACAACTACCTGCCCAAACTGGTGCGGGCGGGCCAGCGCGTAGCCATCTGCGACCAGCTTGAAGACCCCAAAATGGCTAAGGGGCTAGTGAAGCGCGGGATTACGGAGCTCGTAACGCCCGGCGTTAGCCTTCACGACAATGTGCTGGAGCGCAAGAGCAACAACTACCTCTGCGCCGTGCATTTTGGGAAGCAGGAGGCCGGTATCAGCTTCCTCGATATCAGCACTGGCGAGTTTCTGGTAGCCCAGGGTACCATTGATTACTTAGGCAAGTTGCTGCAGAACTTCGGCCCCGCAGAAGTGCTGTTCTGCAAGCGTAGCCGCCGGGAATTTGAGGAGAACTTCGGTCCTGATTTCTGCCACTTTGCTCTCGATGAGTGGGTATTTGGCTACGACTACTGCCACGACACGCTCACTCGCCACTTCAACACCACTTCGCTTAAAGGCTTCGGTATTGATGGCTTGCGCGAAGGCATTACGGCCGCCGGCTGCATCCTGCATTACCTCGCCGAAACCAAGCACACCGACGTAGGCCACATCGGCAGCATTGGCCGCTTAGAGGAGGACAAGTACGTGTGGCTCGACCGATTTACGGTGCGCAACCTGGAGCTAGTACTGCCCCAGCATCCCGGCGGTGTGCCCCTCATCGACATCCTCGACCAGACCGTGACGCCCATGGGCGCGCGCCTGCTACGCAAGTGGGTGGTGCTGCCCCTCAAGGAGCCCGCTCAAATTCAGCGCCGCCTCGATACGGTGGAGGCCCTGCTCCAGAACCCGGAGCTATTGGAAAACCTGTTGCAACACCTGCGCCAGATCAACGACCTGGAGCGCCTGATTTCCAAAGTAGCGGTGCGCCGCATCAACCCGCGCGAGCTGCTGCAGCTTTCCCGCGCCCTGGAAGCTATTGCCCCCATGCGTGAGCAGTTGGCCGCTTCCGGCATCCGGGCCCTGCAAAAACTAGCCGATCAGCTTAACCCCTGTACTGGCCTACGCGAGGAAATTCAGGCCAAGATTAAAGTTGATGCCCCCATTCTGACCAACCAGGGCGGCGTGCTGAACGATGGCGTAGATGCGGAGCTGGATCAGCTCCGCGCAATGGCCTTCTCGGGCAAGGACTACCTATTTCAGATGCAGCAGCGGGCCATTCAGGAAACCGGCATTGGCTCCCTGAAGGTGGCCTACAATAAGGTGTTCGGGTACTACCTCGAAGTAACCAACGCCCACAAAGACAAAGTACCGAGCACCTGGATCAGAAAGCAGACGCTGGTAAATGCCGAGCGCTACATTACGGAGGAACTCAAGACCTACGAGGAAAAGATCCTGCACGCCGAGGATCAGCTGTTCGTCATTGAGCAGCGCATTTATACTGATCTGGTGCTGTCGGCGGCTGAGTACGTCTCCCAGATTCAGCAGAACGCCCGCGCCATTGGAGTCACCGACTGCTTGGCCAGTTTTGCCGCCACTGCTCGCCAGTACCGCTACGTGAAGCCGCGCGTGGATGACAGCACCGTGCTCGACATTAAGGCCGGCCGTCATCCCGTGATTGAGCGCCAGCTACCCCCCGGGGAGGCCTACATCCCGAATGATATTCGGCTGGATCAGGAAGACCAGCAGATTGTGGTCATTACGGGGCCTAATATGGCGGGTAAATCGGCGTTGTTGCGCCAAACGGCCCTTATTGTGCTGCTGGCCCAGATAGGCTCGTTCGTGCCCGCTGATGCGGCTACCATCGGCGTCATCGACAAGATTTTCACCCGCGTAGGTGCCTCCGATAACCTGAGTAAGGGCGAGAGCACCTTTATGGTGGAAATGACCGAAACGGCCAGCATCCTCAACAATCTCTCCGACCGCAGCCTCGTGCTGATGGACGAAATCGGGCGGGGCACGAGCACCTACGATGGCATCAGTATTGCCTGGGCCATTGTGGAGCACCTGCACAACTCCCCCAAAGCACGCGCCAAAACGCTGTTCGCCACGCACTACCACGAGCTCAACCAACTCGCCGATGACTGCTCGCGGGTGCGCAACTACAACGTGGCTGTGAAAGAGGCCGATGGCCGCATCTTATTCCTACGCAAGCTGCAGGAGGGCGGCTCAGAGCATAGTTTCGGTATTCACGTGGCCCGCATGGCGGGTATGCCTACTTCCGTGGTACTCCGCGCCAATGAAATCATGCACCACCTGGAGCAGGAGCGGACCAGCGCCGGGGTAGAAGACGGCCCCACCGAATTCGACGAGGTATTGGCGGGGTTGGATGAAAAGCCCGGTGCCGGCAAAGTCGTTGCTTTAAACGGCTCAGTGAATGCGGAAGCTGTACAGACTCGCAGCACACCTAAAGCCCAGCCCACTGCCGCCGTTCATACTGCGCCGCGGCCCAGCTTGCAGCTCAGCATGTTCGAGCCCGGCGACCCCGCCCTAGAGCGCGTGCGTGAACTGCTGGAGAAACTGGATGTAAATACGCTTACCCCCATTGAGGCGCTGCTCAAACTCAACGAGCTAAAGTTGGCAGCTGGCGGGAAATAG
- a CDS encoding T9SS type A sorting domain-containing protein, with protein MAQTFVRDPRPAPETICPARPENMFTTVTAPAAYLEAQRTGRKGTAASRIEVTYTGFTPEAQAAFQYAVDIWQSLLNSPVPIRVQATWTPLAAGVLGSAGTTALYTRIDGATRNDVLYPVALAEKLAGQELNGAAAPDINARFSSTFNWYLGTDGKPGAGQYDLVSVVLHELGHGLGFQAGTTFSTTNNQGAYSEPPINFATFIENEAGQLITDTRVFTNPSPALGAQYTSNALYFDSPLARAANNTTSADKRPKLYAPTTFSSGSSISHLDEATYAAGNENSLMSPQFGAAEAIHSPGPITLAIFNEIGWFNTAIRHTPLKDTETNQDFVVNATVQSDGTVAPGTVKLMYNIDNGATTTVVMTATGTANQYRATIPSPGLNKTVRYYITAADVETGRTYASPAASRRGVINQYQFFVGVDALPPVVQHNPSTFIFTTQLPYQIMVKAKDNVGIGSVVLEYNVNGTARPNITLTRQNDTTYVGSISTAAGAIVAGDFINYRVVATDVAATPNRTANPSTGFYAVRVVSIKPAQQTYVNALDSNVPLDFVGDGFTIAQPVGFTNPAIHSDHPYKDGSGVNSESNIIYQLLVPIIVKPNAAEAVVKFDEIVLTEPNTAGSTFGSSGFFDYVIVEGSKDNGTIWTPLAPGYTSTANAAWLTRWNSAIDASGNSAATGTPDLFAPRTLNLSPTFAAGDVVRLRFRLFSDQLSHGWGWAIDNLAIQNVVTGVKEEVKAAGLTVYPNPSTGRFTVSASFAQPVKGLQVVVRNMLGQEVMRQDVPNGIRQVAVPVDLSNFSAGLYQVSLGSGSEMVSRKVLVQK; from the coding sequence ATGGCGCAGACTTTTGTGCGTGACCCCCGGCCAGCTCCCGAGACGATATGCCCAGCTCGGCCTGAAAATATGTTTACTACGGTAACTGCCCCAGCAGCCTATCTAGAAGCTCAGCGTACCGGCCGCAAAGGCACGGCAGCCTCGCGCATTGAAGTAACCTACACGGGCTTCACTCCCGAAGCACAGGCTGCCTTCCAGTATGCGGTTGATATCTGGCAGTCATTATTGAACTCCCCAGTTCCTATTCGAGTGCAGGCCACCTGGACGCCCTTGGCCGCCGGCGTACTAGGCTCAGCGGGAACCACTGCGCTTTACACCCGGATAGATGGCGCTACTCGCAACGATGTGCTTTATCCAGTGGCCCTGGCAGAGAAGCTGGCGGGCCAGGAGCTCAACGGGGCGGCAGCGCCCGATATTAACGCTCGTTTCAGCAGCACATTCAACTGGTACCTCGGTACCGATGGTAAGCCAGGTGCCGGCCAGTATGATCTGGTGTCGGTGGTACTACACGAGCTAGGCCACGGCCTGGGCTTCCAGGCTGGTACAACTTTCTCTACCACCAACAACCAGGGCGCCTACTCCGAGCCGCCCATTAACTTCGCCACCTTTATTGAAAACGAGGCCGGTCAGTTAATCACTGATACGCGTGTGTTTACTAACCCCTCACCTGCGCTTGGGGCCCAGTACACCAGCAACGCGCTGTATTTCGATAGCCCGCTAGCCAGAGCCGCTAACAATACAACCAGCGCCGATAAGCGCCCTAAGTTGTATGCGCCTACTACTTTCTCCAGTGGTTCCAGCATTTCCCACCTGGATGAAGCAACGTACGCCGCCGGCAACGAAAACTCCCTGATGTCGCCGCAGTTTGGAGCTGCAGAAGCAATTCACAGCCCAGGCCCCATAACGTTGGCAATCTTCAACGAGATTGGCTGGTTCAACACGGCTATCCGGCATACGCCGCTGAAAGACACCGAAACAAATCAGGATTTTGTGGTAAATGCCACCGTACAGAGCGATGGCACCGTAGCTCCGGGGACCGTAAAGCTGATGTACAACATCGATAACGGCGCCACTACTACGGTGGTCATGACCGCCACGGGTACCGCAAACCAGTATCGGGCTACTATTCCCAGCCCCGGCCTCAATAAAACTGTCCGTTACTACATTACCGCCGCCGACGTTGAAACGGGCCGCACGTACGCATCACCGGCTGCCTCCCGCCGCGGGGTAATCAATCAATACCAGTTCTTTGTGGGCGTTGATGCGTTGCCGCCAGTAGTACAGCACAACCCCTCTACCTTTATTTTCACCACGCAGCTGCCGTATCAGATTATGGTGAAAGCCAAAGACAACGTGGGAATTGGTAGTGTAGTGCTGGAATACAACGTGAACGGCACTGCTCGCCCCAACATTACCCTTACTCGCCAGAACGACACCACCTACGTTGGCTCTATCTCAACGGCAGCTGGTGCAATTGTGGCCGGCGACTTTATCAATTATCGCGTAGTGGCCACCGACGTAGCCGCCACCCCTAACCGCACTGCCAACCCCAGCACTGGTTTTTACGCGGTGCGTGTAGTATCTATCAAGCCCGCCCAGCAAACGTACGTTAACGCTCTGGACAGCAACGTGCCCCTCGATTTTGTGGGCGACGGTTTCACCATTGCCCAACCCGTTGGCTTTACCAACCCCGCCATTCACTCCGACCATCCCTACAAGGATGGTAGCGGAGTCAATTCAGAGAGCAATATCATCTACCAGCTGCTTGTACCCATTATTGTGAAGCCCAATGCAGCAGAGGCCGTAGTAAAGTTTGATGAAATTGTGCTGACTGAGCCCAACACTGCCGGCAGCACCTTCGGCAGCTCGGGCTTCTTTGACTACGTAATAGTGGAGGGCAGCAAGGATAATGGTACCATCTGGACGCCCCTGGCGCCTGGGTATACCAGCACTGCCAATGCCGCCTGGCTGACGCGCTGGAACAGCGCCATTGATGCCAGTGGTAACTCCGCTGCCACCGGCACCCCAGATCTGTTTGCTCCCCGCACTCTAAACCTGAGCCCCACCTTTGCGGCTGGTGATGTTGTGCGCCTGCGCTTCCGCCTGTTCTCCGATCAGCTCTCGCACGGCTGGGGCTGGGCCATTGATAACTTGGCCATCCAGAATGTAGTAACCGGCGTGAAGGAAGAAGTGAAGGCCGCCGGCCTGACGGTTTACCCAAACCCCAGCACGGGCCGCTTTACAGTATCGGCTAGCTTCGCTCAGCCAGTGAAAGGCCTGCAGGTAGTGGTTCGTAACATGCTAGGCCAGGAGGTAATGCGCCAAGACGTGCCAAACGGCATTCGTCAGGTGGCAGTACCCGTAGACCTGAGCAACTTCTCGGCTGGTCTCTACCAGGTTAGCCTTGGTTCGGGCAGCGAGATGGTATCGCGCAAAGTGTTGGTGCAGAAATAG
- a CDS encoding DUF962 domain-containing protein gives MAPSSLTFAEFYPRYLRDHQQRGTRVLHFIGTTLFLALTGLAVFRQQPWLVLAGVVAAYGFAWVGHFFVEHNRPATFQHPWLSLLGDFRLYVDLLRGREKF, from the coding sequence ATGGCCCCTTCATCACTCACCTTCGCTGAGTTTTATCCGCGCTACCTGCGCGACCATCAGCAGCGCGGTACGCGTGTACTACACTTCATCGGTACCACGCTGTTTTTAGCGCTAACCGGCCTAGCTGTTTTCCGGCAGCAGCCCTGGCTTGTACTGGCAGGCGTGGTGGCCGCTTACGGCTTTGCCTGGGTAGGCCACTTCTTTGTAGAGCATAACCGCCCTGCCACCTTTCAGCACCCCTGGCTTTCCCTGCTCGGCGACTTCCGGCTGTACGTTGATCTGCTTCGGGGGCGGGAAAAGTTTTAA
- a CDS encoding TerC family protein: MEFDLSVFSNPQTWVSLLTLTFMEIVLGIDNIIFISIVVNRLPRTQQQRGRTIGLLLALLCRIGLLLSITWIVGLKTPLFHLNLPWLEEPFGVAGRDLILLAGGLFLIGKSTTEIHTKLQGEEDETGAAGGTATMGSIIMQIIVIDIVFSFDSILTAVGLVDNVLIMILAVVLSMGVMLAFSGVVADFVNRNPTIKMLALSFLIMIGVMLVMEAFHKEIEKGYIYFAMFFSLVVEILNMRLRKKTVPVHLHESKYD, encoded by the coding sequence ATGGAATTCGACCTCTCCGTTTTCTCTAACCCCCAGACCTGGGTCAGCTTGCTTACGCTGACCTTCATGGAAATAGTGCTGGGCATTGATAATATCATCTTTATCTCAATTGTAGTGAACCGGCTGCCTCGCACCCAGCAGCAGCGCGGCCGCACTATTGGGCTGTTGCTGGCGCTGCTGTGCCGCATTGGGCTGCTGCTAAGCATCACCTGGATTGTGGGCCTCAAAACGCCACTGTTTCACCTGAATCTGCCATGGCTGGAAGAACCCTTCGGCGTGGCCGGCCGCGACCTGATTCTGCTGGCCGGTGGCTTGTTCCTGATTGGCAAGAGCACCACCGAAATTCACACCAAACTCCAGGGCGAGGAGGATGAAACCGGTGCGGCAGGTGGCACGGCCACTATGGGCTCCATCATCATGCAGATCATCGTCATTGATATTGTGTTCAGTTTCGACTCCATCCTGACGGCTGTAGGCCTCGTAGATAACGTGCTGATTATGATTCTGGCCGTGGTATTGTCAATGGGCGTTATGCTGGCCTTCTCCGGCGTAGTTGCCGACTTCGTGAACCGCAACCCCACCATCAAAATGCTGGCCTTATCCTTCCTGATTATGATTGGGGTAATGCTGGTGATGGAGGCCTTCCACAAGGAAATCGAAAAAGGCTATATCTACTTCGCCATGTTCTTCTCGCTGGTGGTGGAAATTCTGAACATGCGCCTGCGTAAGAAAACCGTACCCGTGCACCTGCATGAGTCGAAGTATGACTAG
- a CDS encoding GNAT family N-acetyltransferase, with product MASIISPRTPAEWEAYYHLRYSVLRQPWGQPAGSERAEDDAAPTTTHALLLAPDGQALGVGRLHPSGPQQGQVRFMAVQAQTQGQGVGRQVLEHLEAAARQQGLTEIVLHAREQAVPFYERLGYTVVAPSHTLFGTVPHFLMRKVVVA from the coding sequence ATGGCTAGTATCATCTCGCCCCGCACTCCCGCCGAATGGGAGGCGTACTATCATCTGCGCTATTCTGTGCTCCGGCAGCCCTGGGGCCAGCCAGCAGGCTCTGAGCGGGCCGAAGATGATGCTGCCCCCACCACTACCCACGCGTTGCTACTCGCCCCCGATGGGCAAGCCCTGGGGGTGGGCCGGCTGCACCCCAGCGGCCCACAGCAGGGGCAAGTACGTTTTATGGCCGTGCAGGCGCAAACCCAGGGGCAAGGCGTGGGCCGGCAGGTGCTGGAGCATCTGGAAGCCGCCGCCCGCCAGCAGGGACTTACAGAGATAGTGCTGCACGCACGGGAGCAAGCCGTACCGTTTTATGAGCGACTGGGCTACACCGTAGTAGCTCCCTCGCACACGCTGTTTGGCACCGTACCGCACTTTCTGATGCGGAAAGTAGTAGTGGCCTAG
- a CDS encoding RNA methyltransferase — MRKLSMEELNRLTVADFKNTQKFPLSLVLDNVRSLHNVGAAFRTADAFALEKIWLCGITGRPPQREITKTALGSTESVSWEYAATTVEVVQQLKAAGYMVVAVEQTTGSIPLPSFQPTPGQAYALVLGNEVFGVDDEVLALCDAAVEIPQFGTKHSLNVSIAAGVVLWDFISKLGWAS; from the coding sequence ATGCGCAAACTCTCCATGGAAGAGCTGAACCGGCTGACGGTGGCAGACTTCAAAAATACGCAAAAATTCCCCCTCTCCCTGGTCCTCGACAACGTACGGAGCCTGCACAATGTGGGGGCAGCATTCCGTACGGCCGATGCGTTTGCGTTGGAAAAAATCTGGCTGTGTGGCATTACCGGTAGGCCACCCCAGCGCGAAATCACTAAAACCGCGCTGGGCTCTACCGAGTCGGTTAGTTGGGAATACGCTGCCACTACCGTTGAGGTGGTGCAGCAGCTTAAGGCTGCCGGCTATATGGTCGTGGCTGTGGAGCAGACCACCGGTAGCATACCCCTGCCCTCCTTTCAGCCCACTCCCGGGCAGGCCTACGCGCTGGTGCTGGGCAACGAGGTGTTTGGGGTAGATGATGAGGTGCTGGCTCTCTGTGATGCCGCGGTAGAAATTCCGCAGTTTGGCACCAAGCATTCCCTCAACGTCAGCATTGCTGCCGGCGTGGTGCTTTGGGACTTCATTAGTAAGCTGGGGTGGGCCTCGTAG
- a CDS encoding 4-fold beta flower protein, which translates to MIPLYNTAGKQVVYADEACRALYDAEGNVVAWFDEELVYSLNGRYLGWVYQGWVYDRNGHPAMFAENAIGGPERPQLNNLARVLPKRMKLASLPIPLPRRQPRPARRNRASSWSPRSGVAYFTQ; encoded by the coding sequence ATGATTCCACTTTATAACACCGCCGGAAAACAAGTTGTATATGCTGATGAAGCCTGCCGCGCCTTATATGACGCGGAAGGCAATGTAGTAGCCTGGTTCGATGAGGAGCTGGTATACTCGCTGAACGGCCGCTATTTAGGTTGGGTGTACCAAGGCTGGGTATATGACCGCAACGGACACCCGGCAATGTTCGCAGAGAATGCCATTGGTGGCCCTGAGCGGCCCCAGCTTAACAACTTAGCTCGCGTGCTGCCCAAAAGAATGAAGCTCGCTTCTCTACCTATCCCACTTCCTCGGCGCCAGCCCAGACCAGCCCGCCGCAACCGCGCCTCTAGCTGGTCGCCGCGCTCAGGAGTTGCTTACTTTACGCAGTAA
- a CDS encoding J domain-containing protein, translating into MSTLYTLLEVSEQASAEDLRRAYRRLVLLTHPDRTPDPAAHQRYLIVNEAYDILSNPIRRRAYDALLQTQRQPPEPPRPLHRDPALRRRGRPPAPRRAPTTEERYGQYAPYAHWVCRVALLLVALMVLDFLWVEHLPNEVVENVESVSLYARGYNMGTHSNIQTTHAYFRSDTDSWPEGTHLMVDRTMLFGVFRRAAPVGHPELLMDAGGVTIYDNFIFLPLLLALLAGLGLWRAPAMRSINCAVACAFLLPIVLYIMLVT; encoded by the coding sequence ATGAGCACGCTGTATACCCTGCTGGAAGTGAGTGAGCAGGCCTCGGCAGAAGACCTGCGCCGGGCTTACCGCCGCCTAGTATTACTCACCCACCCCGATAGAACCCCGGACCCGGCAGCCCATCAGCGGTATCTGATCGTAAATGAGGCCTACGACATTCTGAGCAACCCCATTCGTCGGCGGGCTTATGATGCGCTGCTCCAGACCCAGCGCCAGCCACCGGAGCCGCCCAGGCCACTTCACCGCGACCCCGCCCTGCGCCGGCGGGGCCGCCCGCCGGCACCCCGCCGGGCCCCAACCACTGAGGAGCGCTACGGGCAGTATGCCCCGTATGCCCACTGGGTTTGCCGGGTGGCGCTGCTGCTGGTGGCACTTATGGTGCTGGACTTTTTATGGGTAGAGCACTTACCGAACGAAGTAGTAGAAAACGTCGAATCGGTGTCGCTTTATGCCCGGGGGTACAACATGGGTACCCACTCCAACATCCAGACCACTCACGCCTATTTTCGCTCCGACACGGACTCATGGCCTGAGGGCACGCACCTGATGGTTGACCGTACCATGCTGTTTGGCGTATTTCGGCGGGCAGCTCCGGTAGGCCACCCTGAGCTGCTGATGGATGCAGGCGGCGTTACCATCTACGACAACTTCATTTTTCTGCCGCTGCTGCTGGCTTTGCTGGCGGGGCTTGGCCTCTGGCGCGCACCGGCTATGCGCAGCATAAACTGCGCCGTGGCCTGCGCCTTTCTGCTGCCTATTGTGCTGTATATCATGTTGGTCACATAG
- a CDS encoding HNH endonuclease signature motif containing protein gives MKPPISDKQFRAFVAECLSIAQVIKRLGLIPAGGNYKTVKARIEALAIDTTHFTGSGWNVGERYQKFGKPFSWDNILIENSSYTSSYRLRNRLVIEGLKERMCEGCRNKFWLGKPIPLELHHKNGINNDHRIENLQLLCPNCHAQTANYRGKNQARAGVVE, from the coding sequence ATGAAACCACCCATTTCAGACAAACAGTTTCGGGCTTTTGTAGCAGAGTGCTTATCTATAGCGCAAGTGATTAAACGGTTAGGGCTGATACCAGCTGGCGGCAACTACAAAACGGTGAAGGCAAGAATTGAGGCGCTGGCAATTGATACAACCCACTTCACAGGCAGTGGTTGGAACGTAGGCGAGCGGTATCAAAAGTTTGGCAAACCCTTCTCATGGGATAATATTCTGATTGAAAATTCTAGCTATACCTCCTCGTACCGGCTTCGTAACCGTTTAGTGATTGAAGGCCTAAAAGAAAGAATGTGTGAGGGTTGCCGTAATAAATTTTGGCTAGGAAAGCCTATTCCGTTAGAGCTGCACCACAAAAATGGAATAAATAACGACCATAGAATTGAGAATTTACAGTTATTGTGCCCAAATTGCCATGCCCAAACGGCAAACTACCGGGGCAAAAATCAGGCAAGAGCCGGAGTGGTGGAATAG
- a CDS encoding YajQ family cyclic di-GMP-binding protein, whose product MASFDIVSKVDPQTLENAVNTAKKELQTRYDLRDTKGGIDLDKKANTILLSSENSMRVKALEDILLGRVVKQGIDGTALDFSADEQPSGNLVKKTIKVRAGVDKEAGRKIVKAIKDAKLKVEAQMQDDQVRVSAKKIDDLQAVIALLRRTDIGQPLQFVNMKS is encoded by the coding sequence ATGGCCTCCTTTGATATCGTCAGCAAGGTAGATCCGCAAACTCTCGAAAACGCGGTAAACACAGCAAAAAAAGAACTCCAGACCCGCTATGATCTTCGCGACACCAAGGGCGGCATTGATCTGGATAAAAAAGCCAACACCATTCTGCTCAGCTCCGAAAACTCCATGCGCGTGAAGGCGCTGGAAGATATTCTGCTGGGCCGCGTGGTAAAGCAGGGCATTGATGGTACGGCCCTTGATTTCTCTGCCGATGAGCAGCCTAGTGGCAACCTCGTGAAAAAGACCATTAAAGTGCGCGCCGGAGTTGATAAGGAGGCTGGCCGCAAAATCGTGAAGGCCATTAAGGACGCCAAGCTGAAGGTAGAAGCCCAGATGCAGGATGACCAGGTGCGGGTATCGGCCAAGAAAATTGATGACCTGCAGGCTGTTATTGCCCTGTTGCGCCGCACTGATATTGGCCAGCCCCTGCAATTCGTGAACATGAAGTCGTAG